One genomic segment of Actinoplanes ianthinogenes includes these proteins:
- a CDS encoding AraC family transcriptional regulator — translation MRFEHRDVETDGCIVDRVWRTCSDSASTMTSAARTSCQLILTRTRGELLASVRGPETTATTAPIPPDAEFLGIRFALGAVVQPHPAASIVDGYATLPVTDSGRIIIGGEDWEAPTYENAEHFVRRLRDAGLLVPSDLWKEGHPGGDRSRRTRQRRYRVITGLSEAAVTQIDRANAAATMLRDGLDWRTVVATLGYFDQAHLAHALRRYVGHTAGGLRAGEVAAMSFLYKTSSQPGS, via the coding sequence GTGCGGTTCGAGCATCGTGACGTCGAGACCGACGGGTGCATCGTCGACCGTGTGTGGCGGACCTGTAGCGACTCCGCGAGCACCATGACATCCGCGGCGCGCACATCGTGCCAGCTGATTCTCACGCGAACGCGGGGAGAACTTCTTGCCAGCGTGCGCGGGCCCGAGACCACCGCGACCACGGCGCCGATTCCCCCGGACGCCGAGTTCCTGGGGATCCGGTTCGCGCTCGGCGCCGTCGTCCAGCCTCACCCCGCCGCCTCCATCGTCGATGGCTACGCGACGCTGCCCGTGACCGATTCGGGGCGAATCATCATCGGTGGAGAGGATTGGGAGGCACCGACCTACGAGAATGCCGAGCACTTCGTCCGACGGCTCCGGGATGCGGGTCTGCTGGTGCCTTCGGATCTATGGAAGGAGGGACATCCTGGCGGTGACCGGTCCCGGCGAACTCGGCAACGCCGATACCGCGTGATCACCGGCCTTTCCGAGGCTGCGGTGACCCAGATCGACCGCGCCAACGCCGCGGCCACCATGCTCCGCGACGGCCTCGACTGGCGTACGGTCGTCGCGACGCTGGGATACTTCGACCAGGCGCATCTGGCGCATGCGCTGCGGCGTTACGTCGGGCACACCGCCGGCGGCCTGCGGGCAGGCGAGGTTGCCGCGATGTCGTTCTTGTACAAGACCAGCTCCCAGCCCGGTAGCTAG
- a CDS encoding DUF1876 domain-containing protein: MMHTRTWTVEITIDEHEEERRTHAVAVLRTEARPQVRGEGTAHRAPRDREVPAIGDELATARALADLAYQLLDVTAADIEAVVHRPVFLDS; encoded by the coding sequence ATGATGCACACGCGGACCTGGACGGTTGAGATCACCATCGACGAGCACGAGGAGGAACGGCGGACACATGCCGTCGCCGTGCTGCGCACCGAGGCGCGCCCGCAGGTACGCGGCGAGGGCACGGCACACCGCGCGCCGCGAGACCGGGAGGTGCCGGCGATCGGGGACGAACTGGCCACCGCGCGGGCTCTGGCGGATCTGGCCTACCAGCTGCTGGACGTGACGGCCGCTGACATCGAGGCCGTCGTCCACCGGCCGGTCTTCCTGGACAGCTGA
- a CDS encoding glycoside hydrolase domain-containing protein — protein sequence MRPSSATPPLRRLLFMAAVCLVTAGPAAFVPAAAAAAAAPGSFTGSGFDACTAPSNTTMDAWLASPYRAIGIYFGGNNRGCTQPNLTADWVTRQQAGGWHLLPLYLGPQASCTTSTKPNRIDNTQAAAQGRATADDAAAQATALGLGPQSMLIYDMEAYRTDDTVCRSGVLAFMSAWTARLHDRGYLSGFYSSMGSGVADQVANYNTSGYVRPDYLDFARWDGVATVSDPAIPAAYWSPQRRIKQYRGDHTETYGGVTINIDNDYADVAPLPSAQFADFTGNGWSDVIARLTGNGSLVLYPGNGTYVDTGAPVTVGTGGWNAMNALLRIGDLNGDGHEDLVARQASDGVLWFYPGTGSGFGARKQIGTGWNSMRELTAIGDFDRDGHPDLLAAQTSDKALYVYPGRADATLGPRVQVGTGGWDTMSELAGVGDFDRDGWSDLIARLTSTGALYLYPGRSGGFAARRQIGTGWNSMRDLLGVGDFNRDGHLDLAAVTVSSNVLYLYPGNGTTLLPRIQAATGFSGRTPLL from the coding sequence ATGAGACCGTCCAGTGCTACCCCGCCCCTGCGCCGTCTACTCTTCATGGCCGCCGTCTGCCTGGTGACCGCCGGCCCTGCCGCCTTCGTCCCGGCGGCGGCCGCTGCGGCCGCCGCGCCGGGAAGCTTCACCGGATCCGGCTTCGACGCCTGCACCGCCCCGTCCAACACCACGATGGACGCGTGGCTCGCGTCACCCTACCGAGCCATCGGCATCTACTTCGGCGGCAACAACCGCGGCTGTACCCAGCCCAACCTCACCGCCGACTGGGTCACCCGCCAGCAGGCCGGCGGGTGGCACCTGCTGCCGCTCTACCTCGGCCCGCAAGCGTCCTGCACCACCTCCACCAAGCCGAACCGGATCGACAACACCCAGGCCGCGGCGCAGGGCCGGGCCACCGCCGACGACGCGGCCGCTCAGGCGACCGCGCTGGGGCTGGGACCGCAGAGCATGCTGATCTACGACATGGAGGCCTATCGCACCGATGACACCGTATGCCGCAGCGGCGTACTCGCCTTCATGAGCGCCTGGACCGCCCGGCTGCACGACCGGGGCTACCTGTCCGGCTTCTACAGCAGCATGGGTTCCGGTGTGGCCGACCAGGTCGCCAACTACAACACCAGCGGATATGTGCGGCCCGACTACCTCGACTTCGCCCGGTGGGACGGCGTGGCAACCGTCTCCGACCCGGCGATCCCGGCCGCCTACTGGTCGCCGCAGCGGCGGATCAAGCAGTACCGCGGCGACCACACCGAGACGTACGGCGGCGTCACCATCAACATCGACAACGATTACGCCGACGTCGCGCCACTGCCCTCCGCTCAGTTCGCCGATTTCACCGGGAACGGCTGGTCCGACGTGATCGCCCGGCTCACCGGCAACGGCAGCCTGGTCCTCTATCCGGGAAACGGCACCTACGTCGACACCGGCGCACCCGTCACCGTCGGCACCGGCGGATGGAACGCGATGAACGCGCTCCTGCGCATCGGCGACCTCAACGGCGACGGCCACGAGGACCTCGTCGCCCGGCAGGCTTCGGACGGGGTCCTGTGGTTCTATCCCGGCACCGGATCCGGGTTCGGCGCCCGCAAGCAGATCGGCACCGGCTGGAACAGCATGCGCGAGCTCACCGCGATCGGCGACTTCGACCGCGACGGCCATCCCGATCTGCTCGCCGCACAGACCAGCGACAAGGCCCTGTACGTCTACCCGGGCCGCGCCGACGCGACCCTGGGCCCCCGAGTGCAGGTCGGCACCGGCGGCTGGGACACCATGAGCGAGCTCGCCGGTGTCGGTGACTTCGACCGCGACGGCTGGTCCGACCTGATCGCCCGGCTCACCTCCACCGGCGCCCTCTACCTCTATCCCGGACGCTCCGGTGGCTTCGCCGCCCGCCGCCAGATCGGCACCGGCTGGAACAGCATGCGCGACCTGCTCGGCGTCGGCGACTTCAACCGCGACGGCCACCTCGACCTGGCGGCCGTGACCGTCTCCAGCAACGTTCTCTACCTCTACCCGGGCAACGGCACCACGCTGCTGCCGCGCATCCAGGCGGCCACCGGCTTCTCCGGACGCACGCCGTTGCTGTGA
- a CDS encoding C39 family peptidase has protein sequence MNRRRLLTLPLLGAAAAGTGALSLPGAALAAPVKIPLVWQTQLQDNWCGPASLRIASSAWYDEDDMPGQRELANQIGTDSNGSTRYQMLYGTEYIFGRYTYELEDVEDEGGLRSSRDLREEFWRRIEKSISEWTPPIVNVVVPANSRYKPDDWTNDHTIDHWFVIYGYEPTNRIVYILDPASTWPGYDPDPTYGIRFDYLCQLVMKAYLYAF, from the coding sequence ATGAACCGACGCAGATTGCTGACCCTTCCCCTGCTGGGGGCGGCCGCCGCCGGGACGGGTGCGCTGAGTCTTCCCGGCGCGGCCCTCGCCGCACCGGTGAAGATCCCGCTGGTCTGGCAGACGCAGCTGCAGGACAACTGGTGCGGGCCGGCGTCCCTGCGCATAGCGTCCTCCGCTTGGTACGACGAAGACGACATGCCCGGCCAGAGAGAGCTCGCGAACCAGATCGGCACCGACTCGAACGGCAGCACCCGATACCAGATGCTGTACGGCACGGAATACATCTTCGGGCGGTACACCTACGAGCTCGAGGACGTCGAGGACGAGGGCGGACTGCGCAGCTCTCGCGATTTGCGCGAGGAGTTCTGGCGCCGGATCGAGAAAAGTATCAGCGAATGGACGCCGCCGATCGTGAACGTGGTGGTGCCGGCAAACAGCCGGTACAAGCCGGATGACTGGACCAACGACCACACCATCGACCACTGGTTCGTCATCTACGGCTACGAGCCCACGAACCGCATCGTCTACATCCTCGACCCGGCTTCGACGTGGCCCGGGTACGACCCGGATCCCACGTACGGCATCCGCTTCGATTACCTGTGCCAGCTCGTGATGAAGGCATACCTGTACGCATTCTGA
- a CDS encoding PAS domain S-box protein, producing MVSDAESAPQARPGAPGESAAVVPDAAWAARLLAESDNGIFLADEDGVVIQVNEAWTRIVGFGREGIPYTPPYPWWPDAAEDPASRARLAGALDDLLGAGSGTYEVPVRHRLGHPVWVSVSAASVSDPDTGRRLLVGTVRDVTEQRAVQRRQQLAVELSQRLNEASEVDEVLGLLTGTLGEMLDAEVYLADHDGETIAQVITAGGTVPASAVPSEVLAGLMLPEPEPHTADPLPGVQARILTGTRRWRVWIAFARQHRVTGEEHLILGLAATAAGQALQRLETRDEQRQVTDRLRSAVADATEQARVWQVEAAARAEQIRAERRFLSLVEATNTVIWSRGPDGMITQPQPALADFTGQPWPQHGGTGWLRMVHPDDRDHVARAFGDATGNGTPVEVRYRLRHALSDSYRHVVGRAAAIRDEHGDVMEWLGTITDVHGQVEAEEAVRRTTAIIDAILQQAPVGIGWAGLDLRLRHVNPALARINGLPAEAHLGQRPSDLWGGDGRRIEDLMRTVMTDGPINGVEFVAPEPDTGLVRHRVASYFPIRIAGSAEDVGIGFTVVDVTERTRLLQALGEQRTRFQRLVDTDVLAVFGGVDESITEANDAFLGMLGYRRADLELGRLRWPELTPPGWEEADQRSLAELAATGRSSAFPKEYLHADGRRVPVLVGVVALGHAPLRWLAYAADLTAERSAQAESRLFQALVERTGDLVAVARADGSLRYVNPAGLRMTDRAAAPERLTDLVGAPMPRPEAADGRAPASPVVPQRAVRALPPGRGETPVEVDLQAFSVAGDSAATGHLAVVARDVTDRQRTLRQAEALARFASALSAATDPADVTTAVGTLLPAIVDGASATWIPATSGSPAAGDDPISATVFTMPVLREGSPAGSVLVRWTRPVEVDARMRSVLRTVADLIGQALQRTGLLTAVAGMATLSARLSVTRTPDEAITVMLESVPAALGTTMCGLLVREQGNRLRLYGPGLPDPLAAAYTRPDLDDPQPIVETLRTGQRILLPDRAAFRARYPGLSDLVAEHGIVSTVVLPLHDSQGRTVAALGLGWTYPQQFATADVTRLDTVADVCEQTLERTRLVATEHQLITRLATRLHPASAVVPDELDIAVRYRPALSGLELGGDWYDLINLSAGRLAVVVGDVVGHHIDAAADMAQLRTVINTLIRLEVPLDDLFARFTALVGRGFWGTAVVLVLDPAQQRADIVRAGHPHPVLLGPGTTPTAVATDRTPPLGMVTRPIPVTSVPFPPGAALLAYTDGLVERREEDYDDGIRDLHALLAGTPADARADDIADAVLAAALAGEDDQALVMVRHHPRRQGQDTGLRIPFTEQTIAGLRRVVRDAAETAGLTPERAEDFTIAVYELLTNAVRHGGGRGRLRLRRTATGVECEVQDDGTHGADTEAKDRRPDLDSPGGRGLWLAGHLVDDLRLKPARSGGLVVSLTMLLATP from the coding sequence GTCACCGAACAGCGGGCCGTGCAGCGCCGCCAGCAACTCGCCGTCGAGCTCTCGCAACGCCTGAACGAGGCGTCGGAAGTCGACGAGGTTCTCGGGCTGCTGACCGGCACCCTCGGCGAGATGCTCGACGCCGAGGTCTATCTCGCCGACCACGACGGCGAGACGATTGCGCAGGTGATCACCGCTGGCGGGACCGTCCCTGCCTCGGCCGTCCCGTCCGAGGTGCTTGCCGGGCTGATGCTGCCGGAACCCGAGCCCCACACCGCGGACCCCTTACCGGGTGTGCAGGCACGCATCCTGACCGGCACGCGCCGGTGGCGGGTGTGGATAGCCTTCGCGCGGCAGCACCGGGTCACGGGAGAGGAGCACCTCATTCTCGGGCTGGCCGCGACAGCCGCCGGTCAGGCCCTCCAGCGCCTGGAGACCCGGGATGAACAGCGGCAGGTGACCGATCGGTTGCGGTCGGCGGTGGCGGACGCCACCGAGCAGGCGCGCGTCTGGCAGGTCGAGGCGGCCGCCCGGGCGGAGCAGATCCGTGCCGAGCGCCGGTTCCTTTCCCTGGTGGAGGCCACCAACACGGTGATCTGGTCGCGCGGCCCGGACGGCATGATCACTCAGCCGCAGCCGGCTCTCGCCGATTTCACCGGGCAACCGTGGCCGCAGCACGGGGGAACCGGCTGGCTGCGCATGGTTCACCCGGATGACCGTGACCACGTCGCTCGGGCCTTCGGCGACGCCACCGGCAACGGCACGCCGGTCGAGGTGCGCTACCGGTTGCGCCACGCTCTCAGTGATTCCTACCGCCACGTCGTCGGCAGGGCCGCGGCCATCCGTGACGAGCACGGCGACGTCATGGAGTGGCTGGGCACGATCACCGACGTCCACGGGCAGGTCGAGGCGGAGGAGGCGGTACGCCGGACCACCGCCATCATCGACGCGATCCTGCAGCAGGCGCCCGTCGGTATCGGATGGGCCGGCCTCGATCTGCGGCTGCGGCACGTCAACCCGGCGCTCGCCCGGATCAACGGCCTGCCGGCCGAGGCGCATCTCGGGCAGCGTCCCTCCGATCTGTGGGGTGGGGACGGCCGGCGTATCGAGGACCTGATGCGCACGGTGATGACGGACGGGCCGATCAACGGTGTCGAGTTCGTCGCCCCCGAGCCGGACACCGGGCTGGTACGCCATCGCGTGGCCAGCTATTTCCCGATTCGTATCGCCGGTTCGGCCGAGGACGTCGGTATCGGGTTCACCGTCGTGGACGTCACCGAACGGACTCGCCTGCTGCAGGCCCTGGGCGAGCAGCGCACCCGGTTCCAGCGGCTGGTGGACACCGACGTCCTCGCCGTGTTCGGCGGCGTCGACGAGTCGATCACCGAGGCCAACGACGCGTTCCTCGGCATGCTGGGATACCGCCGCGCCGACCTGGAACTGGGCCGGCTGCGCTGGCCGGAACTCACCCCGCCCGGCTGGGAGGAGGCCGACCAGCGCTCGCTCGCCGAACTCGCCGCCACCGGCCGGTCGAGCGCCTTCCCGAAGGAGTACCTGCACGCCGACGGGCGACGGGTGCCGGTTCTCGTCGGCGTGGTGGCACTCGGTCACGCCCCGCTGCGGTGGCTGGCATACGCCGCCGACCTGACCGCCGAACGGTCGGCGCAGGCCGAGTCCCGGCTGTTCCAGGCCCTGGTGGAACGCACCGGTGACCTGGTCGCCGTCGCCCGGGCCGACGGATCGCTGCGCTACGTCAATCCCGCCGGCCTGCGGATGACGGACCGCGCCGCAGCGCCTGAACGGCTCACCGACCTGGTCGGCGCGCCGATGCCGAGGCCCGAGGCCGCGGACGGGCGTGCGCCGGCATCGCCGGTCGTACCGCAGCGTGCCGTTCGCGCCCTTCCCCCGGGCCGGGGCGAGACGCCCGTCGAGGTCGATCTGCAGGCGTTCAGCGTGGCCGGCGACTCCGCGGCCACGGGACACCTCGCCGTCGTGGCGCGGGACGTCACCGACCGGCAGCGGACCCTGCGTCAGGCCGAGGCCCTGGCCCGGTTCGCCAGTGCACTGAGCGCCGCCACCGATCCTGCCGACGTCACCACCGCGGTGGGTACGCTCCTGCCCGCCATAGTCGACGGTGCTTCGGCCACCTGGATCCCCGCCACCTCCGGTTCACCGGCGGCGGGTGACGACCCGATCAGCGCGACGGTGTTCACGATGCCGGTGCTGCGCGAGGGCTCTCCCGCGGGGTCGGTGCTCGTGCGCTGGACCCGGCCCGTGGAGGTCGATGCCCGGATGCGCAGCGTGCTCCGGACCGTGGCCGACCTCATCGGTCAGGCGCTGCAACGCACCGGCCTGCTGACGGCGGTCGCCGGCATGGCGACCCTCTCGGCCCGCCTCAGCGTCACCCGTACGCCCGACGAGGCGATCACGGTGATGCTCGAGTCCGTTCCCGCCGCTCTGGGCACCACCATGTGCGGTCTGCTCGTGCGGGAGCAGGGCAACCGGCTGCGGCTGTACGGGCCCGGTCTGCCGGACCCCCTCGCCGCCGCGTACACCCGCCCCGACCTCGACGATCCGCAGCCGATCGTGGAGACGCTGCGCACCGGGCAGCGGATTCTGCTGCCCGACCGGGCCGCCTTCCGTGCCCGATACCCCGGCCTGTCCGACCTGGTCGCCGAGCACGGCATCGTCAGCACCGTGGTTCTGCCCCTGCACGACTCGCAAGGCCGCACGGTTGCCGCCCTGGGTCTGGGCTGGACGTATCCGCAGCAGTTCGCCACGGCCGACGTGACCCGGCTCGACACCGTCGCCGACGTCTGCGAACAGACGCTGGAACGGACTCGGCTGGTCGCCACCGAACACCAGCTCATCACGCGGCTGGCCACCCGCCTGCATCCGGCTTCCGCCGTCGTGCCCGACGAACTGGACATCGCCGTACGGTATCGCCCGGCACTGTCCGGCCTCGAACTCGGCGGCGACTGGTACGACCTGATCAACCTGTCCGCGGGACGCCTGGCCGTCGTCGTCGGTGACGTGGTCGGCCACCACATCGACGCGGCAGCCGACATGGCCCAGCTGCGGACCGTCATCAACACCCTCATCCGGCTCGAGGTGCCGCTGGACGACCTGTTCGCCCGCTTCACCGCGCTGGTCGGGCGAGGCTTCTGGGGTACGGCCGTCGTGCTCGTGCTGGATCCTGCGCAACAGCGAGCCGACATCGTCCGAGCCGGTCATCCGCACCCCGTCCTGCTCGGCCCCGGCACCACGCCGACCGCGGTCGCCACCGATCGCACCCCACCACTGGGGATGGTGACCCGGCCCATCCCGGTCACCTCGGTGCCGTTCCCCCCGGGCGCCGCCCTGCTCGCGTACACCGACGGCCTCGTCGAACGCCGCGAGGAGGACTACGACGACGGCATCCGCGACCTGCACGCCCTCCTGGCCGGCACACCGGCCGACGCACGAGCCGACGACATCGCCGACGCCGTCCTGGCCGCGGCACTCGCCGGCGAAGACGATCAAGCCCTCGTCATGGTCCGCCACCATCCCCGGAGGCAGGGCCAGGACACCGGCCTCCGGATCCCCTTCACCGAGCAGACCATCGCCGGGCTGCGCCGAGTCGTGCGGGACGCGGCGGAGACCGCCGGACTGACTCCGGAGCGGGCCGAGGACTTCACCATCGCGGTGTACGAGTTGCTCACCAACGCTGTCCGGCACGGCGGCGGCCGAGGCCGGCTACGTCTGCGCCGGACGGCCACAGGCGTGGAATGCGAGGTCCAGGACGACGGGACCCACGGCGCCGACACCGAGGCCAAGGACCGTCGTCCCGATCTGGACTCGCCGGGTGGACGCGGGCTCTGGCTGGCCGGTCATCTCGTCGACGACCTGCGCCTGAAACCGGCCCGATCCGGCGGTCTCGTCGTTTCCCTGACCATGCTGCTCGCCACACCGTGA
- a CDS encoding dihydrofolate reductase family protein, with translation MLLSVNVFVSLDGIMQSPGAPGEDPSNGFDRGGWLVPYASEHTNEVVQGWFREADAFLFGRTSYGLLGGYWPKVTAPDDLIATKLNTLPKYVVSTTLPDDEADWSPTTVLRGDFLDDIRRLKAAPGGELQVHGSWQLIQALHQAELVDRYRLLQYPVVVGTGKRLFSTGSTPVALKVAEGDSRVLPDGVVSLTLNPATFGMLAAGSYAVEQGRSKAISR, from the coding sequence GTGCTGCTCAGCGTCAACGTCTTCGTCAGCCTCGACGGCATCATGCAGTCGCCGGGGGCACCCGGCGAGGACCCCTCGAACGGCTTCGACCGTGGTGGCTGGCTCGTCCCATACGCATCCGAGCACACCAACGAGGTTGTCCAGGGCTGGTTCCGCGAGGCGGATGCGTTTCTCTTCGGCCGTACGAGCTACGGCCTGCTCGGCGGGTACTGGCCGAAGGTCACCGCACCGGACGACCTCATCGCAACCAAGCTGAACACCCTGCCGAAATATGTGGTCAGCACAACGCTGCCGGATGACGAAGCGGACTGGAGTCCGACAACCGTTCTGCGTGGTGACTTCCTGGATGACATAAGGCGACTCAAAGCCGCCCCGGGCGGAGAACTCCAAGTGCACGGCAGCTGGCAACTCATCCAGGCGCTGCATCAGGCAGAACTCGTCGACCGCTACCGACTGTTGCAGTATCCGGTCGTCGTCGGGACCGGAAAGCGCCTGTTCTCGACCGGATCGACGCCCGTCGCGTTGAAAGTCGCGGAAGGAGACTCGCGCGTGCTCCCCGACGGGGTCGTCTCACTGACCCTGAACCCCGCCACCTTCGGCATGCTCGCCGCCGGGTCCTACGCCGTAGAACAAGGGCGCTCGAAAGCAATCTCGCGCTAG
- a CDS encoding methyl-accepting chemotaxis protein, producing MSGSGPDVVVTSRRNGLVGGLADRRVGTKIYAAALCGAVVAAGIGWVGLGRLSTLNGDLQAMKAQHVDSSLQLSTLRGALGDGSAAMFGWAVLPAAQKAAQRSAVAAADEATVTAIKNYQELAKGSATRAAAAKDVAHTFAYFQQLRDYALFREAPPAGVSMPAGDRLSAEWTQTQQRLTASVVHLQETEDRESTAMAAEDEDAYHDARNQMLIYLAAGLALALALATVVTRLITRQLGSVSSALAAVASGDLTVPAEVHARDELGAMAAAVNTARDGLRGMIVRVTASSQTLGASTDRLGRAADRIAQSAREAAAQAEVVATAAGGVSTNVQSVAAGSEEMGASIREIASNATEAARVAGEAVGVAQNTNTTVSKLGESSAEIGNVIKTITAIAEQTNLLALNATIEAARAGEMGKGFAVVANEVKDLAQETARATEDIARRVEAIQDDTANAVAAIGEISTIIARINDYQTTIASAVEEQTATTGEMSRSVGDAAQGTAAIAGNIGGVATAAQNTTVALAEATDTATELAGIAGELQTVVAQFRV from the coding sequence GTGAGCGGATCGGGTCCGGACGTGGTGGTCACCAGCCGGCGCAACGGGCTGGTCGGCGGGCTGGCGGACCGCCGCGTGGGCACCAAGATCTATGCCGCCGCGCTGTGCGGCGCGGTGGTCGCGGCCGGCATCGGGTGGGTCGGGCTCGGGCGGCTCAGCACGCTCAACGGCGACCTTCAGGCGATGAAGGCGCAGCACGTCGACAGCAGCCTCCAGCTGAGCACGCTGCGCGGGGCGCTGGGCGACGGATCCGCGGCGATGTTCGGCTGGGCCGTCCTGCCCGCCGCGCAGAAGGCGGCCCAGCGCTCGGCGGTCGCCGCGGCCGACGAGGCCACCGTCACCGCGATCAAGAATTATCAGGAGCTGGCCAAGGGTTCGGCGACCCGGGCGGCGGCCGCGAAGGACGTGGCCCACACGTTCGCCTACTTCCAGCAGTTGCGCGACTATGCGCTGTTCCGGGAGGCGCCGCCGGCCGGGGTGTCGATGCCGGCCGGCGACCGGCTGTCCGCGGAGTGGACCCAGACGCAGCAGCGGCTCACCGCCTCGGTGGTGCACCTGCAGGAGACCGAGGACCGCGAGTCCACGGCGATGGCGGCCGAGGACGAGGACGCCTACCACGACGCGCGCAACCAGATGCTGATCTACCTGGCGGCCGGGCTGGCGCTCGCGCTCGCGCTGGCCACGGTCGTCACCCGGCTGATCACCCGGCAGCTCGGCAGTGTCTCGTCGGCCCTGGCCGCGGTCGCCTCCGGGGATCTGACCGTGCCGGCCGAGGTGCACGCCCGCGACGAGCTCGGCGCCATGGCGGCCGCGGTCAACACCGCCCGCGACGGGCTGCGCGGCATGATCGTCCGGGTGACGGCCAGTTCACAGACGCTGGGCGCCAGCACCGACCGGCTCGGCCGGGCCGCGGACCGGATCGCGCAGTCGGCGCGGGAGGCGGCGGCGCAGGCCGAGGTGGTCGCCACCGCGGCCGGCGGCGTGTCGACGAACGTGCAGTCGGTGGCCGCCGGCAGCGAGGAGATGGGCGCCTCGATCCGGGAGATCGCCTCGAACGCCACCGAGGCCGCCCGGGTCGCCGGGGAGGCGGTCGGGGTCGCGCAGAACACCAACACCACCGTGTCGAAGCTGGGCGAGTCCAGCGCCGAGATCGGCAACGTGATCAAGACGATCACCGCGATCGCGGAGCAGACGAATCTGCTCGCGCTCAACGCCACCATCGAGGCGGCGCGGGCCGGTGAGATGGGCAAGGGCTTCGCGGTGGTCGCCAACGAGGTCAAGGACCTGGCGCAGGAGACGGCGCGGGCCACCGAGGACATCGCCCGGCGGGTCGAGGCGATCCAGGACGACACGGCCAACGCGGTCGCCGCGATCGGCGAGATCTCCACGATCATCGCGCGGATCAACGACTACCAGACGACGATCGCGTCGGCCGTGGAGGAGCAGACCGCCACCACCGGCGAGATGAGCCGCAGTGTCGGCGACGCCGCTCAGGGGACCGCGGCGATCGCGGGGAACATCGGCGGGGTCGCCACGGCCGCGCAGAACACGACCGTCGCGCTGGCCGAGGCGACCGACACCGCCACCGAGCTGGCCGGGATCGCCGGCGAGTTGCAGACCGTGGTGGCGCAGTTCCGCGTCTGA
- a CDS encoding MmcQ/YjbR family DNA-binding protein, with translation MSAPGDVPPEILDRLRPICHRLPETYEEPAWIGIRWRIRARTVAHVYIPTPDRFPIYAPFVVDGEPPVVLTFRVLVEDLLGLTADGFPYFRPDWGHNVAGAILGPHTDWTEIAELVTDSYREMAPKFLAARVPLG, from the coding sequence ATGTCCGCCCCTGGAGACGTGCCCCCGGAGATCCTCGACCGGCTCCGCCCGATCTGCCACCGGTTGCCCGAGACGTATGAGGAACCCGCCTGGATCGGCATCCGCTGGCGGATCCGTGCCCGCACGGTCGCCCACGTCTACATCCCGACCCCGGACCGCTTCCCGATCTACGCGCCCTTCGTGGTCGACGGCGAACCCCCGGTCGTGCTGACCTTCCGGGTCCTCGTCGAGGACCTGCTGGGCCTGACCGCCGACGGTTTTCCGTACTTCCGGCCGGATTGGGGCCACAACGTCGCCGGCGCCATCCTCGGCCCGCACACCGACTGGACCGAGATCGCCGAACTGGTCACCGACAGCTACCGCGAGATGGCCCCGAAGTTCCTCGCCGCCCGCGTCCCCTTGGGGTGA